From Saccharomyces paradoxus chromosome III, complete sequence, a single genomic window includes:
- the RHB1 gene encoding putative GTPase RHB1 (Rheb-related GTPase~similar to YCR027C), with protein MEYTTISSSNSTHNFQRKIALIGARNVGKTTLTVRFVESRFVESYYPTIENEFTRIIPYRSHDCTLEILDTAGQDEVSLLNMKSLMGVQGIILCYSIVNRASFDLIPILWDKLVELLGKDNLPVILVGTKADLGRSAKGEKRCVTKAEGEKLASTIGSQDKRNQAVFIECSAELDYNVEETFMLLLRQMERVEGTLGLDADNNNKCFIM; from the coding sequence ATGGAATACACcactatttcttcttcgaaCTCCACACATAATTTCCAGAGGAAGATTGCCCTAATAGGAGCCAGAAATGTCGGCAAAACTACTTTAACTGTTCGCTTCGTTGAATCGCGTTTCGTTGAGTCCTATTATCCTactattgaaaatgaattcaCCAGGATAATTCCTTACAGGAGTCATGACTGTACACTGGAGATTCTCGATACTGCAGGTCAAGATGAAGTTTCCCTATTAAACATGAAATCTTTGATGGGTGTACAAGGGATAATACTATGCTATAGTATAGTAAATCGCGCTAGCTTTGATCTCATTCCTATCCTCTGGGATAAACTGGTAGAACTTCTGGGTAAGGACAACCTCCCGGTAATACTCGTAGGTACCAAAGCTGATTTGGGAAGAAGTGCAAAAGGTGAAAAGAGGTGTGTCACAAAAGCGGAGGGGGAGAAACTAGCTTCGACAATTGGAAGTCAAGATAAGAGGAACCAGGCAGTGTTTATAGAATGTAGTGCCGAGCTAGACTATaatgttgaagaaactTTCATGCTTCTTTTGAGACAAATGGAACGTGTCGAAGGAACTCTGGGCCTTGACGctgataacaataataaatgTTTTATAATGTGA